Genomic segment of Chloroherpetonaceae bacterium:
ACCGTGCTGGATATGCCAAATGTGCAGATGCGACGACGGGCGCGCATCACGGCAGATGAGGAAGAGCGTCGCCGTCGAGGCTATAAGCTGGAAACCTATTTCCAGTTCGCCTCCGAAGAGTCAGCATACCGCATTAAGGAAGCAGATGTCATCAGCAACGGAACGCCACAATTGCGACTGACCTATGCGCCCGAAGCCACCGTGCTCCTGCTTAATCACGGCTGGCGGGGGGCAAATGTGGAGGGATTCCTGTTGGACCTTGATAGTGGGGAAATCCTCAGCTCTGCAGAAGAGCTGGGTAACCAACGCTCTCAACCCCAAAGGGTGCGGTTAGTGGTGCAGAGTACTCAGAACCTCTTGCTGGTTCGGCTGCAAGGAACGAATGGCAACGCAGCGCTGGAGACGACATTGCGCTATGCGCTCAAGCGCGGCATAGAAGAAACCTTCCAGCTCGAGGAAAACGAGTTAGCCTCTGAGCTGCTAGGTCGGGGCGAGCATCGCGCGATGTTGTTCTATGAAGCAACCGAAGGAGGCACTGGAGTATTAGAGCAGCTCATTGAAGAGCCAAGCGCATTCTCCGAAGTGGCGCGCCGTGCCTTAGAGATTTGTCACTTCGACTCAGCTGGCAATAACCTTAAATCTGACTGCTATGCGGCATGCTACGAGTGCTTACTTAGTTTCGGAAACCAGCAAGAAGCGCTACAACTTAACCGACATAGTATTCGGCAAATGCTTCTTGATTTAGCTGCAAGCCGAACCGAACTGCGTGTGCAGGGTCGTTCCCGCCAAGAGCATCTTGCGTGGTTATGGTCGCTAACTGACTCTCGTTCTGAGCTTGAGCGTCGGTTTCTGCAGACGCTGGCTGAAAAGAACTACCGATTGCCCGACGAAGCGCAAAAACGCATCACATCGCCATCGTGCATACCGGACTTTTTCTACAAGCCAAATGTCTGCGTGTTCTGCGATGGCGCCGTGCATGACGAACCAACGCAATCGGCTCGAGACAAAGAACTGCAGGACAATCTCATTCAGCATGGTTATCGAGTGATTGTAATCCGCTATGACCAAGACCTGCTGGAACAAATACAACGCTATCCCGATGTCTTTGGAGGCTAAGAATGAGAGTCGCTGGCGCAGAGCCAAAAACAACCTCTGATTATGAGCAGAGTAGTGAGTGACATAAGCAGAAAATCCAATTTGAAGGACAAGAGGTAAGGCTCTCACGCTTGATGGACGTGCCACTTATAGAGTTGCGGATTGATAAGAGAGCGCTTAAGTGCTTTCTGGATACAGGAGAGAGGCTCTCATGCTTGCTGGAAGAGGTAACAAGCAACTATCAATCTGTCGGAACAGAAGAGGATTTCTACTTTGATAGGCAGATTTCAGACAAAGTGCTTCGAGATAACCACAAGTCTGAGAGAAAGGCATTTTATCGTGAGGTATGTAACTTGCTTGCATCGCTGCAAGTTACTCCAAAAGCAACTGGAGTAAAAGGGATTATTGGTTACGACTTTTTCAACAACCTAAAGGGTATCTTGGATTTGAGGGAAGAGAGCTATGCATAGAAATTCTTATGCCGAAAACCGTATGCGACCTCAGGGTGGTCAGAGCCACTAAAAGCCTATGGTGAGTGTTTCTTCGTGCTTCCCCCTCACCTTAGTGCCTACAAGGTTGACTATGTTCTTTGCACCTCCCTGCCTCTCTTCTGGTAGAAGCACTGTAAATTGTTCTAAGATTTTTTTGTTATACGCTTTCCAGCCGCCACGAAAATCTCTGCTTGATGTGGCAACAAAGTGAGCGAATCGCTCTGAATTTAGCTGCTCCAAAAGAAATTCATAATCCCCGTCATACTTGATGCAATAACCCGAATAAAATGCAGCATCTTCGTTTTCAACCAAGATAAAGTTTGGTTTGTGATTCATCGGCGAAAACAAAATCTTTTTCCCGAAACTGGTGTCTAAGCCCTGACTTCTGCCAAACGCATACCACGCAACAGGATTCGGTTTCCCATTATCGCGCTTGTCTAACTCTTCCTTTATGCTCAGAAGATAGCGATAAGCCAGAGGAAAATCACTTTTCAACTTTTCTTCTGGAATAATCCTGTGCTTTCCATTCACCTTTTGATATGGAAACAAAATGTATTCTTTTACTTCGTCTTGGCTACTTTTCAGCTTTGATGCTTTGATGATAGGCTTCAGAATGGCTCTTTCAAGCTTTACCAAGCCTTTGAAGTGTGTCTTGGCGAAGACATAATTTGGTTCATCTTGAATGTCTGCGATTGGAAAAATATATGCTTTGTCGCAAAGTGTGGTGATGCCGACATGGATACGGCAAATGTCTTTCAGTTTCACGCCTACTGGTTCTTTTAGTGGCTTGGAGCTGAGCTGCCAGATTTTTCTGTTTTTAATTTCATCAAAATGAACTTTTCTTGATTCGAATTCGGTGGCTGTAATAGCCTGCTCGAAAATAAAGGCATCTTTCGGTTGTTTATTAAAAATGGTAATTGCGCTGTAAGTGGTGGCATGTTCAAAGAGTTGAATATTACCGTAGTTTGTAACCTTGATGAGGGTTTGTTTTTGAGAAAAGTAATTTCGCATAAACCGTGCGGTTTCGCTATAAAAGTATGTATTAGGCGTAATTAAACCGCAAATGCCGTGTGGAGCTAATAAAGTGTTGCATAATTCAAAGAAAGCAATATACGCATCTGTGGAGCCGCTTCGGCAAAACTTATAATGCGTTTTAATGAAAGTTCTCTCCGTTTCGGTTAGGTGTTGGATGCGAATGTAGGGAGGGTTTCCGACAATAAAATCAAACTTTGGCGTATTAGGTTCAGTGACTTTTCTTAAAGCATTGCAAACCTGAATGTTCCAGCTCACCTGAATAGAGAAAGGTTCAGTAAGTTTGTTTAAGTTTTCTATGCACTGCCTTACGGCTTCCTTGCTAATATCCCACCCATAAATTTTTTCTAAGTTTTCTTTTAAGTTTTCCTTGGGTGAGAGTTCAATGATTTGCTGGGCTACAACAGTTAAAAAACTGCCATCGCCACAAGCAGGGTCTAAAATGGTTTTCCCTAAAACATCTGTCTTATTAAAGCCGAT
This window contains:
- a CDS encoding DUF1998 domain-containing protein, which translates into the protein TVLDMPNVQMRRRARITADEEERRRRGYKLETYFQFASEESAYRIKEADVISNGTPQLRLTYAPEATVLLLNHGWRGANVEGFLLDLDSGEILSSAEELGNQRSQPQRVRLVVQSTQNLLLVRLQGTNGNAALETTLRYALKRGIEETFQLEENELASELLGRGEHRAMLFYEATEGGTGVLEQLIEEPSAFSEVARRALEICHFDSAGNNLKSDCYAACYECLLSFGNQQEALQLNRHSIRQMLLDLAASRTELRVQGRSRQEHLAWLWSLTDSRSELERRFLQTLAEKNYRLPDEAQKRITSPSCIPDFFYKPNVCVFCDGAVHDEPTQSARDKELQDNLIQHGYRVIVIRYDQDLLEQIQRYPDVFGG
- a CDS encoding SAM-dependent methyltransferase, with the translated sequence MGSLTRRYSSQKLLGQVYTPRFIVEKILSDIGFNKTDVLGKTILDPACGDGSFLTVVAQQIIELSPKENLKENLEKIYGWDISKEAVRQCIENLNKLTEPFSIQVSWNIQVCNALRKVTEPNTPKFDFIVGNPPYIRIQHLTETERTFIKTHYKFCRSGSTDAYIAFFELCNTLLAPHGICGLITPNTYFYSETARFMRNYFSQKQTLIKVTNYGNIQLFEHATTYSAITIFNKQPKDAFIFEQAITATEFESRKVHFDEIKNRKIWQLSSKPLKEPVGVKLKDICRIHVGITTLCDKAYIFPIADIQDEPNYVFAKTHFKGLVKLERAILKPIIKASKLKSSQDEVKEYILFPYQKVNGKHRIIPEEKLKSDFPLAYRYLLSIKEELDKRDNGKPNPVAWYAFGRSQGLDTSFGKKILFSPMNHKPNFILVENEDAAFYSGYCIKYDGDYEFLLEQLNSERFAHFVATSSRDFRGGWKAYNKKILEQFTVLLPEERQGGAKNIVNLVGTKVRGKHEETLTIGF